From the genome of Candidatus Magasanikbacteria bacterium RIFOXYB2_FULL_38_10, one region includes:
- a CDS encoding 30S ribosomal protein S2, with the protein MSYQIPSILDMLKAGVHFGHQSNKWHPKMAPFIFTQRNKVHIFDLEKTQAKLAEALEYLKNAAAQNRTFLIVSTKEQAKPIIKKYAEEAGVPYITEGWIGGLLTNFDEIHQTLFKKYKKLKGLKETGEITKYTKKEQIRLMKELDKMDRYLSSVEKMERKPDIIFIVDLKTEKTAFEEALKIGTKIVAICDTNINPEKIDYVIPANDDATHSIEMIVKLVAEAIKDGKALGASTASAVKTETDKKKETVSSVFAE; encoded by the coding sequence ATGTCCTATCAGATACCCTCAATTTTAGATATGCTTAAAGCTGGTGTTCATTTTGGCCACCAGTCTAACAAGTGGCACCCCAAAATGGCGCCTTTTATTTTTACCCAAAGAAATAAAGTGCACATTTTTGATTTGGAAAAAACCCAAGCCAAATTGGCTGAAGCTTTGGAATATCTTAAAAATGCCGCGGCCCAAAATCGCACTTTTTTAATTGTCAGCACCAAAGAACAGGCCAAACCAATCATTAAAAAGTATGCGGAAGAGGCCGGCGTTCCTTATATCACCGAAGGTTGGATAGGAGGCCTTTTAACCAACTTTGATGAAATCCATCAAACTTTGTTTAAAAAATACAAAAAATTAAAAGGTCTGAAAGAAACCGGCGAAATAACCAAATACACCAAAAAAGAACAAATCCGTTTAATGAAAGAATTGGATAAAATGGATAGATATCTTTCCAGCGTGGAAAAAATGGAAAGAAAACCCGACATTATTTTTATTGTTGACTTAAAAACAGAAAAAACCGCTTTTGAAGAAGCTTTAAAAATTGGCACTAAAATAGTGGCCATTTGTGATACCAATATCAATCCGGAAAAAATTGATTATGTCATTCCGGCTAATGACGATGCCACTCATTCCATTGAAATGATTGTTAAATTGGTGGCGGAAGCAATCAAAGACGGCAAAGCCTTGGGCGCTTCAACCGCTTCAGCAGTTAAAACAGAAACCGACAAGAAAAAAGAAACTGTTTCCAGTGTTTTTGCCGAATAA
- a CDS encoding 50S ribosomal protein L11 — protein sequence MAKKIKTIIKLQIPAGQANPAPPIGPALGQHGLNIAEFCQKFNAATKEKMGEITPVEITVFEDRSYTFITKTPPVAELLKKAAGITKGSGKPLQEKVGKVTKAQVKEIAEKKLPDLNCTTVESAMSMVEGTAKQMGLTVV from the coding sequence ATGGCTAAAAAAATAAAGACAATTATCAAATTGCAAATTCCCGCGGGGCAGGCCAATCCAGCGCCGCCAATCGGTCCGGCTTTGGGTCAACACGGTTTAAACATTGCCGAATTCTGCCAAAAATTTAATGCCGCCACTAAGGAAAAAATGGGTGAAATTACCCCGGTAGAAATTACCGTTTTTGAAGACAGAAGCTACACCTTTATCACCAAAACTCCTCCTGTGGCCGAATTATTAAAAAAAGCTGCCGGTATTACTAAAGGTTCTGGCAAACCCTTGCAAGAAAAAGTAGGCAAAGTCACCAAGGCGCAAGTTAAAGAAATCGCCGAAAAAAAATTGCCTGATTTAAACTGCACCACAGTGGAATCAGCTATGAGCATGGTAGAAGGCACAGCCAAGCAAATGGGACTTACAGTGGTTTAA
- a CDS encoding 50S ribosomal protein L1 → MRSKKYLKLKSQVERKKAYSLEEAIELVKKTSGTKFDATLEVHLRLGIDPKKGEEQIRGTIVLPNSFGKSKIVAAFVEAGKEDEAKAAGADLVGAEEMIEEIAKTQKINFDVAVATPSMMPKLAKVAKILGPKGLMPNPKTETVGPNIKKIIEELKKGKLAFKNDDGGNIHVAVGKVSFPTDKILANLQAVLDVIKKIKPASSKGTYIKNSILTSTMGPAVKIQVV, encoded by the coding sequence ATGCGCAGCAAAAAATATCTTAAATTAAAATCCCAAGTGGAAAGAAAAAAAGCTTATTCTTTAGAAGAGGCTATTGAGCTGGTGAAAAAAACTTCCGGTACAAAATTTGATGCCACTTTAGAGGTACATTTACGTCTGGGTATTGATCCTAAAAAAGGCGAAGAACAGATTCGCGGCACCATTGTGTTGCCTAACTCTTTTGGTAAATCCAAAATTGTCGCGGCCTTTGTGGAAGCCGGCAAAGAGGACGAAGCCAAAGCTGCCGGAGCCGATTTGGTTGGCGCGGAAGAAATGATTGAAGAAATCGCCAAAACCCAAAAAATTAATTTTGATGTAGCCGTGGCTACCCCTTCGATGATGCCCAAACTGGCCAAAGTGGCTAAAATTTTAGGACCTAAAGGTTTAATGCCTAACCCTAAAACAGAAACAGTGGGACCTAATATTAAGAAAATTATAGAAGAATTAAAAAAAGGCAAATTGGCTTTTAAAAATGATGATGGCGGCAACATTCACGTGGCAGTAGGCAAAGTTTCTTTTCCTACCGACAAAATTTTAGCCAACTTGCAAGCGGTTTTAGACGTAATTAAAAAAATCAAGCCGGCTTCTTCCAAAGGCACTTATATTAAAAATTCCATTTTAACATCCACCATGGGTCCGGCTGTAAAAATTCAAGTTGTTTAA
- a CDS encoding glutaminyl-tRNA synthase (glutamine-hydrolyzing) subunit B: protein MYQPVIGLEIHLQLKTKSKMFCSCDNRGEYLEPNTTICPICTGQPGTLPVPNQQAAEWAVKTALALNCQINKISKFDRKHYFYPDLPKGYQISQYDLPVGEKGFVEIETKEGEEALDKLVEEEIHGTEKKSKPLKNKKKIRLIRMHMEEDAAKNIHLSGDTLVDFNRAGTPLVEIVTEPDISSSAEAKTFLQELQTIARFLHISDADMEKGHLRCDVNVSLRPEGDTKFYPKTEIKNLNSFKAVERAIEYEIKRQSELWDKGDIPEKLTTRGWNDAKQITEEQRVKEGAEDYRYLPEPDIPAFDLTKIAERAQANLPELPAQTRNRFVEEYGLSKSDARILTSEPEWAEFTENVFSEAWEWLTSLPEMEGTEDEIMDKNRARLGKLVGGWLTSKLMGLMAENKIDIKILKITPENFAEFISLIYTNKINSANAQLLLAKMLEAGGDPSIIMEENKLGQVKDDDLISKAVDNVIKMNPDQVEQYKNGKVAVIQFLIGKVMKETQGQVDPQTAKEMLEEKLK from the coding sequence ATGTATCAGCCGGTAATAGGACTAGAAATTCACCTTCAATTAAAAACTAAATCCAAAATGTTCTGCTCTTGCGATAATCGCGGAGAATATTTAGAGCCCAACACCACCATTTGTCCTATTTGTACAGGGCAGCCCGGCACGCTCCCGGTTCCTAATCAACAAGCGGCCGAGTGGGCGGTAAAAACCGCTCTGGCTTTAAATTGTCAAATTAATAAAATCAGTAAGTTTGATCGCAAGCACTATTTTTATCCCGATTTACCCAAGGGCTATCAAATCTCCCAATACGATTTGCCTGTTGGCGAAAAAGGTTTTGTGGAAATAGAAACTAAAGAAGGAGAGGAAGCGCTGGATAAATTAGTAGAGGAGGAAATACACGGGACAGAAAAAAAATCCAAGCCTTTAAAAAATAAAAAAAAGATTAGGCTGATCAGAATGCACATGGAAGAGGACGCGGCTAAAAATATACACTTGAGTGGCGATACTTTGGTGGATTTTAATCGCGCCGGCACTCCGTTGGTAGAAATTGTGACCGAGCCGGATATTTCTTCCAGCGCCGAGGCCAAAACTTTTTTGCAGGAATTGCAAACCATTGCCAGATTTTTACATATTTCCGATGCGGATATGGAAAAAGGACATCTGCGCTGTGATGTGAACGTTTCTCTACGACCGGAAGGCGACACTAAATTTTATCCCAAGACAGAAATCAAAAATTTAAATTCTTTTAAAGCCGTGGAAAGGGCCATTGAATACGAAATAAAAAGACAAAGTGAGTTATGGGATAAAGGAGATATTCCGGAAAAATTAACCACCCGCGGCTGGAACGATGCCAAACAAATTACCGAAGAACAACGTGTTAAAGAAGGTGCCGAAGATTATCGTTATCTACCTGAACCAGATATTCCTGCTTTTGATTTGACCAAAATTGCCGAGAGGGCTCAAGCTAATTTGCCAGAATTGCCAGCGCAAACCAGAAATCGTTTTGTAGAAGAATACGGACTTTCCAAATCCGATGCCCGCATCTTAACTTCCGAACCGGAGTGGGCGGAATTTACAGAAAATGTTTTTAGTGAAGCTTGGGAATGGCTTACTTCCCTGCCGGAGATGGAAGGAACGGAGGACGAAATTATGGACAAAAATCGCGCCCGGTTAGGAAAACTAGTTGGCGGCTGGCTCACTTCTAAATTAATGGGGCTGATGGCGGAAAACAAAATTGATATTAAAATTTTAAAAATTACCCCGGAAAATTTTGCCGAGTTTATCAGTTTAATTTATACCAATAAAATTAACAGCGCCAACGCCCAATTATTACTGGCCAAAATGTTAGAAGCCGGCGGCGACCCTTCCATAATTATGGAAGAGAATAAATTAGGACAAGTAAAAGATGATGATTTAATTAGTAAAGCAGTGGATAATGTAATAAAAATGAATCCGGATCAAGTAGAGCAATACAAAAACGGAAAAGTGGCCGTAATACAATTTCTGATAGGCAAAGTGATGAAGGAAACACAAGGACAAGTTGATCCGCAGACCGCGAAGGAAATGCTGGAAGAAAAGTTGAAATAA
- a CDS encoding excinuclease ABC subunit B: MPQFKIKVKIKPAGDQPQAIEKLSQGLQKGYSAQTLLGVTGSGKTFTVANVIAKTGLPTLVIAHNKTLAAQLCNEFREIFPDNAVEYFVSYYDYYQPEAYLPSSDTYIEKEAMINQEIDRLRHACTQALLSRRDVIIVASVSAIYGLGSPKEYEKIVLHLRRGQKLSRREMLEQLIEMQFTRTNSELKRGSFRLTGQVFEIMPVNEEMIYRFEIGEKINLIELVDPLTRQIKRELPDAWFFPARHYVASPESREMAFKSIRQELEQQLQLFQKQGKILEYERLKRRVNYDLELIKNIGYCNGIENYSRHFEDRATGEPPFTLLDYFKEGTGKFLTVLDESHVTVPQIRAMYSGDKARKDILVEHGFRLPSARDNRPLTSDEFNQKIEQVIYVSATPAEFEIQNSEQVVEQIVRPTGLIDPEIIISRITGKGKEKSQIEDLLIRIDERIAKKERVLVTTLTKKMAEDLSDYLLKKKIKVKYLHSGIDTLERIEIITALRKGEIDVIVGVNLLREGLDLPEVTLVAILDADKEGFLRSRTSLIQTIGRAARNVNGQVVIYADQITESIKIAVGETERRREIQIAYNKNHGITPKTIEKTIRNILEEFGITAKAKVPKRRTLSETTKLDILGDGRPVTEIIKEKEKLMREASAELEFELAAILRDEISELKKINATAQKAKK; this comes from the coding sequence ATGCCCCAATTTAAGATTAAAGTCAAAATTAAGCCAGCTGGAGACCAACCTCAAGCCATTGAAAAATTATCCCAAGGGTTGCAAAAAGGATACTCCGCGCAGACCTTGCTTGGCGTCACCGGCTCTGGCAAAACCTTTACCGTTGCCAATGTAATTGCCAAAACAGGGTTGCCCACTCTTGTAATTGCCCACAACAAAACTTTGGCCGCCCAGCTCTGTAATGAATTTCGTGAAATTTTTCCGGATAACGCCGTGGAATACTTTGTTTCCTATTATGATTACTACCAACCAGAGGCCTACCTTCCCTCTTCCGATACCTACATAGAAAAAGAAGCGATGATCAATCAAGAAATTGATCGCTTGCGCCATGCCTGCACCCAAGCACTACTCTCCCGCCGTGATGTTATTATCGTCGCTTCTGTTTCCGCCATTTATGGCTTGGGCTCACCCAAAGAATATGAAAAAATTGTTTTGCATTTAAGACGCGGCCAAAAACTTAGCCGACGCGAAATGCTAGAACAACTTATTGAAATGCAATTCACCCGCACTAATAGTGAATTGAAACGCGGCTCTTTCCGCCTAACCGGACAGGTTTTTGAAATTATGCCGGTGAATGAAGAAATGATCTATCGTTTTGAAATTGGCGAAAAAATAAATTTGATTGAACTGGTTGACCCACTTACTCGCCAAATAAAAAGAGAACTGCCCGATGCTTGGTTTTTCCCTGCTCGGCATTATGTAGCCAGCCCCGAGTCGCGAGAAATGGCTTTTAAAAGTATCCGCCAAGAACTGGAACAGCAGTTGCAACTATTTCAAAAACAAGGAAAAATTTTAGAATACGAGCGCCTAAAACGCCGCGTTAATTACGATTTGGAACTCATTAAAAATATAGGTTATTGCAATGGCATAGAAAACTATTCTCGTCATTTTGAGGATCGCGCTACCGGCGAGCCACCTTTTACGTTACTGGACTATTTTAAAGAAGGTACTGGAAAATTTTTAACTGTGCTCGATGAATCCCACGTGACAGTTCCGCAAATCCGCGCCATGTATAGTGGAGACAAAGCCCGCAAAGATATTTTGGTAGAGCATGGCTTTCGCCTCCCCTCTGCACGTGATAATCGGCCCCTAACCTCTGATGAGTTCAACCAAAAGATTGAGCAAGTAATTTATGTCTCCGCCACGCCAGCCGAATTTGAAATCCAAAATAGTGAGCAAGTGGTGGAACAAATTGTCCGCCCCACTGGTTTAATTGATCCGGAAATAATCATCAGCCGAATTACTGGAAAAGGAAAAGAAAAATCACAAATTGAAGATTTACTGATTAGAATTGACGAACGCATTGCCAAAAAAGAAAGGGTTTTGGTCACCACACTCACTAAAAAAATGGCAGAAGATTTATCCGATTATCTGCTAAAGAAAAAAATTAAAGTAAAATATTTGCATAGTGGTATTGATACTTTGGAACGCATTGAAATTATTACCGCCTTGCGCAAAGGTGAGATTGATGTGATTGTGGGTGTGAATTTGCTTCGCGAAGGATTGGATTTGCCAGAAGTTACACTCGTGGCCATTTTAGACGCGGACAAAGAAGGATTTTTGCGCAGCCGCACCAGTTTAATTCAAACCATTGGTCGCGCCGCCAGAAATGTCAACGGCCAAGTTGTTATTTACGCCGACCAAATCACTGAATCCATTAAAATAGCAGTTGGAGAAACAGAAAGACGCCGCGAGATTCAGATCGCTTATAATAAAAATCATGGTATCACACCTAAAACAATTGAAAAAACCATCCGCAACATTTTGGAAGAATTTGGCATCACCGCCAAAGCCAAAGTCCCTAAAAGACGCACGTTATCAGAAACCACCAAGTTGGATATTTTAGGAGACGGCCGACCGGTGACGGAAATCATCAAAGAAAAAGAAAAGCTGATGCGCGAGGCGTCGGCGGAATTGGAATTTGAATTAGCTGCTATTTTGCGCGATGAAATAAGTGAACTTAAAAAAATAAATGCGACCGCGCAAAAGGCTAAAAAATAA
- a CDS encoding excinuclease ABC subunit A, which produces MQDKIIIKGAREHNLKNISLEIPRNKMVVFTGLSGSGKSSLAFDTIFAEGQRRYIESLSAYARQFLGGMQKPDVDEIEGLSPAISIDQKAHSANPRSIVATITEIYDYLRVLFARIGDPHCPICGGKIEKMTTDEIKEHIFKKIDEIKKANTAKDPLELSILSPVVRGRKGEYYQMLYDIYNSGYLEARVDGKIKSLRNQIILDKNAKHTIEIVVDKIPMAEKFKTAQSELGKYKVKDLSSKERLAEAIANAVELSNGIAAVIFPDKSEQIFSTEYSCPNDGYSFPEIEPRLFSFNSPYGYCEACTGLGTESLWSDNVCPVCQGKRLNPNALNVKVGGKNIWEITTLNVSEARNFFEDLAKKLNTTEEEIAGAILKEIQNRLGFMFDVGLHYLTLNRKAGTLSGGEAQRIRLASQVGTKLVGALYVLDEPTIGLHQKDNAQLVSTLRKICDSGNSIIVVEHDEDTILESDWITDIGPGAGKHGGEIIFSGPLENLLANSKTTKEKSSCQIIGDPAKSLTGKYLRGELKIPRPTQRRSVDKSQPRIKIKGAKEHNLKNINVEIPLRRFVALTGVSGSGKSTLMHDILLPTVESRLNRLALPKNISSVSGTEYLDRVIVIDQSPIGRTSRSNPATYTKAFDHIREIFAATEEARIRGFKPSRFSFNVPATPSEEGSHRGLGGRCENCEGKGVLEIEMHFLPSVQIVCDVCKGKRFNQETLQVHYKSKNISDILNMTIAEAEDFFKDIPFIYDKLKILNEVGLDYLTLGQSATTLSGGEAQRIKLSRELAKHGTTKTLYLLDEPTTGLHYDDVRKLLEVLERLVNQGNTIMVIEHNLDVIKCADWIIDLGPEGGDGGGEVVAEGTPEEVARQVGSYTGKYLKRMLK; this is translated from the coding sequence ATGCAAGACAAAATCATTATCAAAGGCGCACGCGAACACAATTTAAAAAATATCAGTTTAGAAATTCCCCGCAACAAAATGGTGGTCTTTACTGGTTTGTCCGGCTCGGGCAAATCCTCACTCGCATTTGACACCATCTTTGCCGAAGGTCAGCGCCGCTACATAGAATCCCTATCCGCCTATGCGCGGCAGTTTTTGGGCGGCATGCAAAAACCAGATGTTGATGAAATTGAGGGTCTTTCCCCTGCTATCTCCATTGATCAAAAGGCTCACAGCGCCAATCCCCGCTCCATCGTAGCCACTATCACGGAAATCTATGATTATCTGCGTGTTCTTTTTGCGCGTATTGGAGATCCACATTGTCCAATCTGCGGCGGAAAAATAGAAAAGATGACCACTGATGAAATCAAAGAACATATTTTTAAAAAAATAGATGAGATCAAAAAAGCCAACACGGCCAAAGATCCGTTAGAACTCTCTATTCTTTCTCCAGTAGTGCGCGGTCGCAAGGGTGAATATTATCAAATGCTTTATGATATTTATAACTCCGGATATTTGGAAGCGCGGGTGGATGGCAAAATCAAAAGTTTGCGTAATCAAATAATTTTGGATAAAAATGCCAAACACACAATTGAAATTGTCGTGGATAAAATTCCCATGGCGGAAAAATTTAAGACAGCGCAATCGGAATTAGGAAAATACAAAGTGAAAGATTTGAGCTCCAAAGAGCGTCTGGCCGAAGCGATTGCCAATGCTGTGGAATTATCTAACGGCATTGCCGCCGTAATTTTTCCCGATAAAAGCGAACAAATTTTTAGTACCGAATATTCTTGCCCCAACGATGGTTACAGTTTCCCAGAAATTGAGCCCCGTCTTTTCTCATTTAACAGTCCTTATGGATATTGTGAAGCCTGTACGGGACTTGGCACAGAATCTTTATGGAGTGATAATGTTTGTCCGGTTTGCCAAGGCAAAAGATTAAACCCCAACGCGCTTAATGTTAAAGTTGGCGGTAAAAATATTTGGGAAATAACAACTTTAAACGTTAGTGAAGCCCGAAACTTCTTTGAAGATTTAGCCAAAAAATTAAATACTACGGAGGAAGAAATTGCCGGAGCAATTTTAAAGGAAATTCAAAACCGCCTGGGATTTATGTTTGACGTGGGTTTGCATTATCTAACTTTAAATCGCAAGGCTGGTACTCTTTCCGGTGGAGAGGCGCAACGCATTCGCTTGGCTTCACAAGTGGGCACTAAACTTGTCGGTGCACTTTATGTTTTGGATGAACCAACAATTGGGTTGCATCAAAAAGACAATGCTCAATTAGTTTCCACTTTGCGTAAAATTTGTGATAGTGGCAACAGTATTATCGTGGTGGAACATGATGAAGATACAATTTTAGAAAGCGATTGGATAACAGACATCGGTCCCGGAGCCGGCAAACACGGCGGGGAAATAATTTTTTCCGGCCCCTTGGAAAATTTACTGGCGAACAGCAAAACAACAAAAGAAAAATCTTCATGTCAAATTATCGGCGATCCAGCCAAATCCTTAACCGGCAAATATTTGCGCGGCGAGTTAAAAATACCGCGGCCAACACAACGCCGCAGTGTTGACAAAAGCCAACCCAGAATAAAAATAAAAGGTGCCAAAGAACATAATTTAAAAAATATCAATGTAGAAATACCTTTGCGCCGTTTTGTGGCCTTAACTGGAGTATCTGGATCGGGTAAATCAACTTTGATGCATGATATTTTACTTCCAACCGTGGAAAGCCGTTTGAATCGTTTAGCTTTACCCAAAAATATTTCCAGCGTGAGCGGCACAGAATATCTTGACCGCGTAATTGTTATTGATCAATCGCCCATTGGCAGAACCTCTAGAAGCAACCCCGCTACCTACACCAAGGCTTTTGATCACATCAGAGAAATTTTTGCCGCCACAGAAGAAGCCAGAATCCGCGGTTTTAAACCTAGCCGTTTTAGTTTTAATGTGCCGGCCACACCGTCCGAGGAAGGCAGCCACAGGGGCCTGGGCGGACGCTGTGAGAATTGCGAAGGCAAAGGCGTGCTAGAAATTGAAATGCATTTTTTGCCCAGCGTGCAGATTGTTTGCGACGTTTGCAAAGGCAAAAGATTTAACCAGGAAACTTTGCAAGTGCACTACAAAAGCAAAAACATCTCTGATATTCTAAACATGACCATTGCCGAAGCTGAAGATTTTTTTAAAGATATTCCGTTCATTTATGACAAGCTCAAAATTCTTAATGAGGTGGGTTTGGATTATCTAACGCTTGGACAATCAGCCACCACCCTTTCTGGCGGCGAGGCCCAACGTATCAAATTATCACGCGAATTAGCCAAACACGGAACTACAAAAACTCTATACTTATTAGATGAGCCCACCACCGGCTTGCATTATGATGATGTGAGAAAATTACTGGAAGTCTTGGAACGATTAGTTAATCAAGGCAATACCATAATGGTGATTGAACACAATTTGGATGTAATCAAATGCGCCGATTGGATTATTGATTTGGGCCCGGAAGGCGGCGATGGCGGCGGCGAGGTGGTGGCAGAGGGTACTCCGGAAGAAGTGGCTAGACAAGTTGGCAGTTATACGGGAAAATATTTAAAGAGGATGCTAAAATAA
- a CDS encoding tRNA (adenosine(37)-N6)-dimethylallyltransferase MiaA, giving the protein MFKKLPKIIAVVGPTASGKTALGIFLAQKFKGEIISVDSRQIYKGMDIGTAKVEGKKNVDGNGRECFDVEGVRHYGIDLIEPDKIYSVAEFKEYALQVMAEIIQRGNLPILVGGTGFYLKAIVENLKIPRLAPNLDLRQSLEKKDLAELVKELKKIDPVSSEKIDLKNKRRVVRALEVANFTGQSFAGNWRKGEKLFETLELGITQTREVLYQRIDERVEEQIKNGLVEETQKLISKWYKWSLPSMSGIGYKEIGMFLRGEISLERAKEFIKFRTHDYARRQITWFKSITEIKWIENVEEAEDLTKVFLAQ; this is encoded by the coding sequence ATGTTTAAAAAATTACCTAAAATAATTGCTGTAGTGGGACCGACCGCCTCGGGAAAAACCGCTCTGGGAATTTTTTTGGCGCAAAAATTTAAAGGTGAAATAATTTCTGTTGATTCAAGGCAAATTTATAAGGGTATGGATATTGGTACTGCCAAAGTGGAAGGAAAAAAAAATGTTGATGGAAATGGTCGGGAATGTTTTGACGTGGAAGGCGTGCGACATTATGGCATTGATTTAATAGAGCCTGATAAAATTTATTCCGTCGCCGAATTTAAAGAATATGCCCTTCAAGTAATGGCGGAAATTATACAACGGGGAAATTTACCAATTTTGGTTGGAGGTACCGGTTTTTATCTTAAAGCGATTGTAGAAAATTTAAAAATTCCCCGGCTGGCTCCCAATTTAGATTTGCGTCAAAGTTTAGAAAAAAAAGATTTAGCCGAATTAGTAAAGGAACTTAAAAAAATAGATCCGGTTTCGTCAGAAAAAATAGATTTAAAAAATAAACGCCGTGTTGTCAGGGCTTTAGAAGTGGCTAATTTTACCGGACAATCTTTTGCCGGCAATTGGCGAAAAGGAGAAAAATTGTTTGAAACTTTAGAACTCGGCATTACTCAGACACGCGAGGTTTTATATCAAAGAATTGACGAACGCGTAGAAGAACAAATTAAGAATGGTTTGGTAGAAGAAACTCAAAAATTAATTTCTAAATGGTACAAATGGAGTCTACCTTCTATGTCTGGAATCGGTTATAAAGAAATAGGAATGTTTTTGCGGGGAGAGATTAGTTTGGAAAGGGCCAAGGAATTTATAAAATTTAGAACACATGATTATGCCAGGCGTCAAATCACTTGGTTTAAAAGTATTACGGAAATTAAATGGATTGAAAATGTAGAAGAGGCAGAAGATTTAACTAAAGTTTTTTTAGCTCAATAA
- a CDS encoding tRNA (N6-isopentenyl adenosine(37)-C2)-methylthiotransferase MiaB — MKFYLITYGCQMNKSDSERIAGFLCDLGWEKVERPEESDLIILNSCSVRQSAEDRVIGEVKNLAELKKNNPRLVIAVTGCLPGRDKNNKLRQNFPGADLFFPIIDIVNLPQMLQNLGVYLSVSNSALDYLDFTPQYTNNFQAFIPIQTGCNNFCAYCVVPYSRGRERNRPVKKILQEVKKLADKGFLEIILLGQTVNNYQAPDEENFSKVNPFKNHFAALLWELNQIGGLKWIHFTAADPQYMNDEIIAALNLSKQVNYLHLPVQAGSDKILSQMNRHYSKEKYLEIVAKIKKTRPGIALGTDIIIGFPGESAEDFLETVDLYKQADFDISYNAKYSPRSGTPAFKMSDDVSREEKERRWWVLQNLMEEIVLRKNQIFKDKEIEVLVEKCENGLCSGHTYEMKFAQLKGGESLVGKIVKMKVEQAGMWVLRGEIV, encoded by the coding sequence ATGAAGTTTTATCTTATCACTTACGGCTGTCAGATGAATAAGAGCGATTCAGAAAGAATTGCCGGTTTTTTGTGTGATTTAGGCTGGGAAAAAGTTGAAAGGCCGGAAGAGTCTGATTTGATTATTTTGAATTCTTGCAGTGTAAGGCAAAGTGCGGAAGACAGGGTAATCGGCGAGGTAAAAAATTTGGCAGAACTTAAAAAAAATAATCCTCGTTTGGTAATAGCAGTTACCGGTTGTCTGCCCGGCAGAGATAAGAATAATAAATTACGTCAAAATTTCCCCGGGGCTGATTTATTTTTTCCCATTATTGATATAGTTAATCTTCCTCAGATGCTGCAAAATTTGGGTGTGTATTTGTCGGTTTCCAACTCCGCGTTGGATTATTTGGATTTTACGCCGCAATATACCAATAATTTTCAGGCATTTATTCCAATCCAAACCGGTTGTAATAATTTTTGCGCTTATTGCGTGGTGCCTTATAGCCGTGGCCGGGAACGTAATCGGCCGGTAAAAAAAATTTTGCAGGAAGTGAAAAAATTAGCAGACAAGGGTTTTTTGGAAATTATTTTGCTTGGCCAAACAGTTAACAACTATCAAGCTCCTGATGAGGAAAATTTTTCTAAAGTCAACCCTTTTAAAAATCATTTTGCCGCTCTTTTGTGGGAACTTAATCAAATAGGCGGTCTTAAGTGGATTCATTTCACGGCCGCTGATCCACAATATATGAATGATGAAATAATTGCCGCTTTAAATTTGTCTAAGCAAGTTAATTATTTGCATCTGCCGGTGCAAGCGGGAAGTGATAAAATTTTATCCCAAATGAATCGTCATTATAGTAAGGAAAAATATTTAGAAATAGTCGCTAAAATAAAAAAAACCCGTCCTGGTATAGCGCTGGGCACGGATATCATTATTGGTTTTCCCGGTGAAAGCGCGGAAGATTTTTTAGAAACAGTTGATTTGTATAAACAAGCCGATTTTGATATTTCCTATAATGCCAAGTATAGTCCGCGTTCCGGCACCCCGGCTTTTAAAATGTCAGACGATGTCAGCCGCGAAGAAAAAGAGCGTCGGTGGTGGGTTTTGCAGAATTTAATGGAGGAAATAGTTTTGCGCAAGAATCAAATTTTTAAAGATAAAGAAATAGAGGTATTGGTAGAAAAATGTGAAAATGGCTTATGTAGCGGTCATACTTACGAAATGAAGTTTGCCCAGCTTAAAGGTGGGGAGAGTTTGGTGGGAAAAATTGTTAAAATGAAAGTAGAACAAGCGGGAATGTGGGTTTTACGTGGGGAAATTGTTTAA